In Panthera tigris isolate Pti1 chromosome C1, P.tigris_Pti1_mat1.1, whole genome shotgun sequence, the following proteins share a genomic window:
- the SLC19A3 gene encoding thiamine transporter 2 isoform X3 has product MGCFKASPSHSWIYPTVILCLFGFFSMMRPSEPFLVPYLSGPDKNLTSSEITNEILPIWTYSYLALLLPVFIVTDYVRYKPVIILQGISFVITWLLLLFGQGVRAMQVVEFFYGMVTATEVAYYAYIYSVVSPEHYQKVSGYCRSVTLVAYTVASVLAQLLVSLASLSYFHLNVISLASVCVALLSSLFLPMPEKSMFFHVQPSKEVQKPPNNTAVLDETYKVPTPGGEEKPTSEIPTISRTLEGRRVSSPVPRNVALSVFVQWFQDLKGCYSSHHLFYWSLWWAFSTAGFNQILNYVQILWDYKAPSQNSFIYNGAVEAVATFGGAVAAFAVGFVKVNWDLLGELALAIFSIISAGSLFLMHYTTNIWVCYAGYLIFKSSYMLLITIAAFQIAVNLSVERYALVFGMNTFVALVIQTIMTVIVVDQKGLNLPISIQFLVYGSYFAVIAGIFLMRSIYIICSTKFQEQPQSSATCQNPAEPHPDGPRNVNMETKL; this is encoded by the exons ATGGGTTGTTTCAAAGCTTCACCGAGCCATTCCTGGATTTATCCCACCGTGATCCTGtgtttatttggatttttctccATGATGAGACCCTCAGAACCCTTCTTAGTCCCGTATTTATCTGGACCAGATAAAAACCTGACCAGCTCAGAG ATCACAAATGAGATCCTTCCCATCTGGACATACTCTTACCTGGCACTGCTGCTTCCAGTGTTCATCGTCACCGACTACGTCCGCTACAAGCCAGTCATTATCCTGCAGGGGATCAGCTTCGTCATCACCTGGCTGCTGCTTTTGTTTGGCCAGGGAGTGAGGGCCATGCAGGTTGTAGAGTTCTTCTATGGGATGGTCACCGCCACCGAGGTGGCCTACTATGCCTACATTTACAGCGTGGTCAGCCCGGAGCACTACCAGAAAGTGAGCGGCTACTGCAGGAGCGTCACCCTGGTGGCCTACACGGTGGCCTCGGTGCTGGCCCAGCTCCTGGTATCCCTGGCCAGCCTATCATACTTTCACCTCAACGTCATATCCTTGGCCTCTGTCTGTGTggcccttctttcctccctgttcCTACCAATGCCTGAGAAGAGCATGTTTTTTCATGTACAGCCCAGCAAAGAAGTACAAAAGCCACCAAACAACACCGCAGTGTTAGATGAAACTTACAAGGTTCCCACACCAGGCGGCGAAGAGAAACCCACTTCAGAAATACCCACCATTTCACGGACCCTGGAGGGTCGGCGGGTGAGCAGTCCGGTGCCAAGAAATGTCGCCTTGAGTGTTTTTGTGCAGTGGTTCCAAGATTTGAAGGGATGCTACTCCTCACATCATCTTTTTTACTGGTCTCTGTGGTGGGCCTTTTCCACAGCAGGTTTTAACCAAATTCTGAACTATGTTCAAATCCTGTGGGATTACAAGGCACCATCCCAAAATTCTTTCATCTATAATGGGGCAGTAGAAGCTGTTGCAACCTTTGGAG GGGCCGTGGCCGCCTTTGCCGTGGGCTTTGTGAAAGTCAACTGGGATCTCCTGGGAGAGTTGGCTCTAGCGATCTTCTCCATCATTAGTGCAGGCTCTCTGTTTCTCATGCATTACACAACCAACATCTGGGTATGCTATGCTGGCTATTTAATATTCAAGTCCAGCTATATGCTTCTTATAACCATAGCAGC ATTTCAGATTGCAGTTAATCTGAGTGTGGAGCGCTATGCCCTGGTGTTTGGAATGAACACCTTCGTGGCCCTGGTGATCCAGACCATTATGACAGTGATCGTAGTAGATCAGAAAGGACTCAACCTGCCTATCAGCATTCAG tttttagTTTATGGGAGTTATTTTGCAGTTATTGCTGGCATTTTTCTAATGAGAAGCATATACATCATTTGTTCAACCAAGTTCCAAGAGCAGCCACAGAGCTCTGCTACATGTCAGAATCCAGCTGAGCCCCACCCAGACGGACCCAGGAATGTCAACATGGAAACAAAGCTCTAA
- the SLC19A3 gene encoding thiamine transporter 2 isoform X1 has translation MSGFFGPLFSTPVSTFCEYHCRHDVEYQHKRLSIHLLAMGCFKASPSHSWIYPTVILCLFGFFSMMRPSEPFLVPYLSGPDKNLTSSEITNEILPIWTYSYLALLLPVFIVTDYVRYKPVIILQGISFVITWLLLLFGQGVRAMQVVEFFYGMVTATEVAYYAYIYSVVSPEHYQKVSGYCRSVTLVAYTVASVLAQLLVSLASLSYFHLNVISLASVCVALLSSLFLPMPEKSMFFHVQPSKEVQKPPNNTAVLDETYKVPTPGGEEKPTSEIPTISRTLEGRRVSSPVPRNVALSVFVQWFQDLKGCYSSHHLFYWSLWWAFSTAGFNQILNYVQILWDYKAPSQNSFIYNGAVEAVATFGGAVAAFAVGFVKVNWDLLGELALAIFSIISAGSLFLMHYTTNIWVCYAGYLIFKSSYMLLITIAAFQIAVNLSVERYALVFGMNTFVALVIQTIMTVIVVDQKGLNLPISIQFLVYGSYFAVIAGIFLMRSIYIICSTKFQEQPQSSATCQNPAEPHPDGPRNVNMETKL, from the exons ATGTCAGGTTTCTTcggtccccttttctccactccTGTGTCAACTTTTTGTGAATATCATTGCCGCCATGATGTTGAGTACCAACATAAGAGACTCTCCATTCATTTGCTGG CAATGGGTTGTTTCAAAGCTTCACCGAGCCATTCCTGGATTTATCCCACCGTGATCCTGtgtttatttggatttttctccATGATGAGACCCTCAGAACCCTTCTTAGTCCCGTATTTATCTGGACCAGATAAAAACCTGACCAGCTCAGAG ATCACAAATGAGATCCTTCCCATCTGGACATACTCTTACCTGGCACTGCTGCTTCCAGTGTTCATCGTCACCGACTACGTCCGCTACAAGCCAGTCATTATCCTGCAGGGGATCAGCTTCGTCATCACCTGGCTGCTGCTTTTGTTTGGCCAGGGAGTGAGGGCCATGCAGGTTGTAGAGTTCTTCTATGGGATGGTCACCGCCACCGAGGTGGCCTACTATGCCTACATTTACAGCGTGGTCAGCCCGGAGCACTACCAGAAAGTGAGCGGCTACTGCAGGAGCGTCACCCTGGTGGCCTACACGGTGGCCTCGGTGCTGGCCCAGCTCCTGGTATCCCTGGCCAGCCTATCATACTTTCACCTCAACGTCATATCCTTGGCCTCTGTCTGTGTggcccttctttcctccctgttcCTACCAATGCCTGAGAAGAGCATGTTTTTTCATGTACAGCCCAGCAAAGAAGTACAAAAGCCACCAAACAACACCGCAGTGTTAGATGAAACTTACAAGGTTCCCACACCAGGCGGCGAAGAGAAACCCACTTCAGAAATACCCACCATTTCACGGACCCTGGAGGGTCGGCGGGTGAGCAGTCCGGTGCCAAGAAATGTCGCCTTGAGTGTTTTTGTGCAGTGGTTCCAAGATTTGAAGGGATGCTACTCCTCACATCATCTTTTTTACTGGTCTCTGTGGTGGGCCTTTTCCACAGCAGGTTTTAACCAAATTCTGAACTATGTTCAAATCCTGTGGGATTACAAGGCACCATCCCAAAATTCTTTCATCTATAATGGGGCAGTAGAAGCTGTTGCAACCTTTGGAG GGGCCGTGGCCGCCTTTGCCGTGGGCTTTGTGAAAGTCAACTGGGATCTCCTGGGAGAGTTGGCTCTAGCGATCTTCTCCATCATTAGTGCAGGCTCTCTGTTTCTCATGCATTACACAACCAACATCTGGGTATGCTATGCTGGCTATTTAATATTCAAGTCCAGCTATATGCTTCTTATAACCATAGCAGC ATTTCAGATTGCAGTTAATCTGAGTGTGGAGCGCTATGCCCTGGTGTTTGGAATGAACACCTTCGTGGCCCTGGTGATCCAGACCATTATGACAGTGATCGTAGTAGATCAGAAAGGACTCAACCTGCCTATCAGCATTCAG tttttagTTTATGGGAGTTATTTTGCAGTTATTGCTGGCATTTTTCTAATGAGAAGCATATACATCATTTGTTCAACCAAGTTCCAAGAGCAGCCACAGAGCTCTGCTACATGTCAGAATCCAGCTGAGCCCCACCCAGACGGACCCAGGAATGTCAACATGGAAACAAAGCTCTAA
- the SLC19A3 gene encoding thiamine transporter 2 isoform X2, with translation MKKRSLKLGRSAVRAMGCFKASPSHSWIYPTVILCLFGFFSMMRPSEPFLVPYLSGPDKNLTSSEITNEILPIWTYSYLALLLPVFIVTDYVRYKPVIILQGISFVITWLLLLFGQGVRAMQVVEFFYGMVTATEVAYYAYIYSVVSPEHYQKVSGYCRSVTLVAYTVASVLAQLLVSLASLSYFHLNVISLASVCVALLSSLFLPMPEKSMFFHVQPSKEVQKPPNNTAVLDETYKVPTPGGEEKPTSEIPTISRTLEGRRVSSPVPRNVALSVFVQWFQDLKGCYSSHHLFYWSLWWAFSTAGFNQILNYVQILWDYKAPSQNSFIYNGAVEAVATFGGAVAAFAVGFVKVNWDLLGELALAIFSIISAGSLFLMHYTTNIWVCYAGYLIFKSSYMLLITIAAFQIAVNLSVERYALVFGMNTFVALVIQTIMTVIVVDQKGLNLPISIQFLVYGSYFAVIAGIFLMRSIYIICSTKFQEQPQSSATCQNPAEPHPDGPRNVNMETKL, from the exons atgaaaaagagaagccTAAAGCTGGGAAGGTCTGCAGTAAGAG CAATGGGTTGTTTCAAAGCTTCACCGAGCCATTCCTGGATTTATCCCACCGTGATCCTGtgtttatttggatttttctccATGATGAGACCCTCAGAACCCTTCTTAGTCCCGTATTTATCTGGACCAGATAAAAACCTGACCAGCTCAGAG ATCACAAATGAGATCCTTCCCATCTGGACATACTCTTACCTGGCACTGCTGCTTCCAGTGTTCATCGTCACCGACTACGTCCGCTACAAGCCAGTCATTATCCTGCAGGGGATCAGCTTCGTCATCACCTGGCTGCTGCTTTTGTTTGGCCAGGGAGTGAGGGCCATGCAGGTTGTAGAGTTCTTCTATGGGATGGTCACCGCCACCGAGGTGGCCTACTATGCCTACATTTACAGCGTGGTCAGCCCGGAGCACTACCAGAAAGTGAGCGGCTACTGCAGGAGCGTCACCCTGGTGGCCTACACGGTGGCCTCGGTGCTGGCCCAGCTCCTGGTATCCCTGGCCAGCCTATCATACTTTCACCTCAACGTCATATCCTTGGCCTCTGTCTGTGTggcccttctttcctccctgttcCTACCAATGCCTGAGAAGAGCATGTTTTTTCATGTACAGCCCAGCAAAGAAGTACAAAAGCCACCAAACAACACCGCAGTGTTAGATGAAACTTACAAGGTTCCCACACCAGGCGGCGAAGAGAAACCCACTTCAGAAATACCCACCATTTCACGGACCCTGGAGGGTCGGCGGGTGAGCAGTCCGGTGCCAAGAAATGTCGCCTTGAGTGTTTTTGTGCAGTGGTTCCAAGATTTGAAGGGATGCTACTCCTCACATCATCTTTTTTACTGGTCTCTGTGGTGGGCCTTTTCCACAGCAGGTTTTAACCAAATTCTGAACTATGTTCAAATCCTGTGGGATTACAAGGCACCATCCCAAAATTCTTTCATCTATAATGGGGCAGTAGAAGCTGTTGCAACCTTTGGAG GGGCCGTGGCCGCCTTTGCCGTGGGCTTTGTGAAAGTCAACTGGGATCTCCTGGGAGAGTTGGCTCTAGCGATCTTCTCCATCATTAGTGCAGGCTCTCTGTTTCTCATGCATTACACAACCAACATCTGGGTATGCTATGCTGGCTATTTAATATTCAAGTCCAGCTATATGCTTCTTATAACCATAGCAGC ATTTCAGATTGCAGTTAATCTGAGTGTGGAGCGCTATGCCCTGGTGTTTGGAATGAACACCTTCGTGGCCCTGGTGATCCAGACCATTATGACAGTGATCGTAGTAGATCAGAAAGGACTCAACCTGCCTATCAGCATTCAG tttttagTTTATGGGAGTTATTTTGCAGTTATTGCTGGCATTTTTCTAATGAGAAGCATATACATCATTTGTTCAACCAAGTTCCAAGAGCAGCCACAGAGCTCTGCTACATGTCAGAATCCAGCTGAGCCCCACCCAGACGGACCCAGGAATGTCAACATGGAAACAAAGCTCTAA